One segment of Bacteroides sp. DNA contains the following:
- the crtI gene encoding phytoene desaturase family protein, whose product MKTAGIIGSGFAGLAAACSLAKEGFKVTVFEKNESLGGRARKFETQGFTFDMGPSWYWMPEVFENFFKHFGKSASDYYDLVRLDPSYNVVFGKDDIVSIPASYEELEQLFESIEPGSSKNLQKFLAEAEYKYKVGMEEFVWKPGLSLLEFADIRVLRSLFRLQMFSSISSQIEKLFQNEKLREILKFPVLFLGATPEKTPALYSLMNYADLKLGTWYPMGGMHKIIEGFVSLAEELGVEFHVNEAVKSIEVIGRQATGFTTTKGSYLFDYVIAGADYHHVEQTLLPQQFRRYSSEYWAKRTMAPSSLLFYLGLNKQIEGLEHHNLFFDRDFDLHAKEIYTEPAWPTDPLFYVSCPSKTDPTVAPKGSENIFLLMPLAPGIDDSEAMRQKYFDLMADRIKHVLGQDIRDHIVYKRSFCLSDFVSDYNAFRGNAYGLANTLKQTAILKPRLHHKKISNLYYTGQLTSPGPGMPPSIISGQVVAKLIAERP is encoded by the coding sequence ATGAAAACGGCAGGAATTATCGGATCGGGCTTTGCAGGGCTTGCAGCGGCTTGCAGCCTGGCAAAGGAAGGCTTTAAGGTTACCGTATTTGAAAAGAACGAAAGCCTGGGCGGGCGTGCCCGCAAGTTCGAAACGCAGGGTTTTACGTTCGACATGGGCCCCTCATGGTACTGGATGCCAGAGGTTTTCGAAAACTTCTTTAAGCATTTCGGGAAATCCGCTTCCGATTATTATGACTTGGTCAGGCTCGACCCTTCATACAACGTTGTATTCGGAAAAGATGATATTGTGTCCATTCCGGCCAGCTATGAGGAGCTGGAGCAGCTTTTCGAATCGATAGAGCCTGGGAGCAGCAAAAACCTGCAAAAATTTTTGGCTGAGGCCGAATACAAGTACAAGGTGGGCATGGAAGAGTTTGTGTGGAAGCCCGGCCTGTCTTTGCTTGAATTTGCCGATATCCGTGTACTCCGTAGCCTTTTCAGGCTTCAGATGTTCAGCTCCATCTCTTCGCAGATTGAGAAACTTTTCCAGAACGAAAAACTTCGTGAGATACTGAAGTTCCCTGTTTTGTTTCTTGGAGCCACCCCTGAAAAAACGCCGGCGCTTTACAGCCTGATGAATTATGCCGATCTGAAACTGGGTACCTGGTACCCCATGGGTGGCATGCACAAGATCATTGAAGGCTTTGTGAGCCTGGCAGAAGAACTTGGTGTGGAATTTCATGTAAATGAAGCTGTAAAAAGTATTGAGGTCATCGGCCGCCAAGCCACTGGATTTACGACCACCAAGGGCAGTTATTTATTCGATTACGTGATTGCCGGTGCCGATTACCACCACGTGGAACAAACACTGTTGCCGCAGCAATTCAGGCGTTATTCTTCGGAATACTGGGCGAAGCGCACCATGGCACCCAGTTCGCTGCTGTTTTATTTAGGCCTGAACAAGCAAATTGAAGGTTTGGAACATCACAACCTGTTTTTTGACCGCGATTTTGACCTGCATGCAAAAGAGATATACACTGAACCGGCATGGCCTACCGATCCCTTGTTCTACGTTTCGTGCCCCTCGAAAACCGATCCTACGGTAGCGCCCAAAGGCAGCGAAAACATTTTCCTGCTGATGCCACTGGCACCCGGAATTGACGACAGCGAAGCCATGCGCCAAAAGTATTTCGACCTGATGGCCGACCGAATCAAGCATGTGTTAGGCCAGGATATAAGGGACCATATCGTTTACAAACGCTCTTTTTGCCTCAGCGATTTTGTGAGCGATTACAATGCCTTCAGGGGCAACGCATACGGGCTGGCCAACACCCTGAAACAAACCGCCATCCTGAAACCCCGGCTGCACCATAAGAAGATTTCCAATCTATACTACACCGGGCAATTGACCTCACCCGGCCCCGGCATGCCGCCCTCCATTATTTCGGGGCAGGTTGTGGCAAAACTGATTGCAGAAAGGCCTTAA
- a CDS encoding PIG-L family deacetylase, producing the protein MKALSCFILFVFLLNSSCNQIDYVLIESFQDNNVPELELNVSDTTKVLLVFCHADDEIGVAGLIAFLKEKGAEIHLLTLGHHPLQEGIETRMKELNCAVNKLGINEFEVSGLVTSTWEETLQNKVIWYDMKDSIKNIIDRKIDNYKPDILVTWDNEIGGYGHPEHRLSAQLTEDLFNENKYNPDYSVNTILQFTFPDKLEKFMVSENPGYKLAKELTGNDGLPDPDYSLDITNYWEIKNNAAQCYQSVMYTMEHFFLTYDKKNEERHIKAFSKEYYTVISR; encoded by the coding sequence ATGAAAGCATTATCATGTTTTATTCTATTTGTCTTCCTTTTAAACTCAAGTTGCAACCAAATTGATTACGTTCTAATTGAATCATTTCAAGACAACAACGTTCCTGAATTAGAATTAAACGTTTCTGATACTACCAAAGTATTGCTTGTTTTTTGCCATGCTGATGATGAAATTGGAGTGGCTGGATTAATCGCGTTTCTTAAAGAAAAGGGGGCAGAAATTCATTTGTTGACACTGGGCCATCACCCTTTACAAGAGGGTATCGAGACAAGAATGAAGGAACTTAACTGTGCTGTTAACAAATTAGGAATTAATGAGTTTGAAGTAAGCGGTTTGGTCACCAGTACATGGGAAGAAACGTTACAGAATAAAGTTATTTGGTATGATATGAAAGACAGTATAAAAAACATTATTGATAGGAAAATTGATAATTATAAGCCGGATATTTTGGTTACATGGGATAATGAAATTGGAGGCTACGGACACCCTGAGCATAGATTATCCGCTCAACTGACGGAAGATCTGTTTAACGAAAATAAATATAATCCAGATTATAGTGTAAATACAATATTACAGTTTACATTTCCTGATAAATTGGAAAAGTTTATGGTATCTGAAAATCCGGGATATAAATTAGCGAAAGAATTGACTGGAAACGATGGTCTTCCGGATCCGGATTACTCGCTGGATATAACCAATTATTGGGAAATAAAAAATAATGCAGCCCAGTGTTATCAATCAGTAATGTATACAATGGAACATTTCTTTCTTACCTATGACAAGAAAAATGAAGAGAGGCATATTAAGGCATTTAGCAAAGAATATTATACAGTAATTTCAAGATAA
- a CDS encoding nucleotidyl transferase AbiEii/AbiGii toxin family protein — protein sequence MVEINRHKFFLIQLLKDIYADLELANNLGFKGGTALMLFHDLPRFSVDLDFNLLNLGKTNLVYDRIREIVMQYGSIRDEAKKHHGMIIVLDYGQHQRNLKIEISNREFGDRYEIRNYLGIQVRVMQLPDMLSHKLCALLDRKTLTHRDVFDCHFLMEKRTPLNLGIIEKRMGMPLDVYLQKCIDAVEQINEKRILSGMGELMSDDTRQFVKLRLKQETITLLKMYKAFPILG from the coding sequence ATGGTGGAAATAAACAGGCATAAATTTTTTTTGATTCAGTTGTTAAAGGACATTTATGCTGACCTTGAGCTGGCAAACAACCTGGGTTTCAAAGGGGGTACAGCTTTGATGCTTTTCCACGACTTGCCCCGTTTCTCTGTTGACCTTGATTTTAACTTGCTAAACCTTGGTAAAACCAACCTGGTTTACGACCGTATACGGGAAATTGTCATGCAGTATGGGAGCATCCGGGATGAGGCGAAAAAACACCACGGGATGATCATTGTTCTTGACTATGGTCAGCATCAGCGCAATCTGAAAATTGAGATTTCAAACCGGGAATTTGGGGATCGTTATGAAATCAGAAACTACCTGGGCATCCAGGTCAGGGTCATGCAATTGCCTGACATGCTATCGCATAAGCTTTGTGCACTCCTGGACCGGAAAACCTTAACCCATCGCGACGTTTTTGATTGCCATTTCCTGATGGAAAAAAGAACTCCCTTAAACCTCGGCATCATTGAAAAAAGGATGGGTATGCCCCTGGATGTTTACCTCCAAAAATGTATAGATGCCGTTGAACAGATCAATGAGAAAAGGATTCTCAGTGGGATGGGAGAACTTATGAGCGATGACACCAGGCAATTTGTAAAACTCCGCCTGAAACAGGAAACCATCACCCTGTTGAAAATGTACAAAGCGTTTCCAATCCTCGGCTGA